The Halomonas sp. KG2 genome contains a region encoding:
- the truA gene encoding tRNA pseudouridine(38-40) synthase TruA — protein sequence MTLFYHFDETKPLTGRLAMGIEYDGTRFCGFQRLKHAASVQQAVEDALEKVASAPVRIHASGRTDSGVHATRQILHFDPPVQRSEKAWIFGSNTNLPRDVAVRWVKPVSDDFHSRLGALGRRYRYILLNQLSRPVLERHNVTWCRDPLDADAMHRAAQALVGEHDFSSFRAAGCQSKTPWRQMHFVEVKRHGPIVVIDIQGNAFLHHMIRNIAGALVSVGRGSQDEGHIERLLALKNRRKGDVTAPACGLHFVDSLYDERFDLPKEPLGPNLLAFTGEWTGERQLPDNPRIAARRKLTFKSQTPLNQQEPAPSEQQETPL from the coding sequence ATGACGCTGTTTTACCATTTTGACGAAACAAAGCCCCTAACGGGGCGCCTAGCGATGGGCATTGAATATGATGGTACGCGCTTTTGCGGCTTTCAGCGTTTGAAGCATGCAGCTTCGGTTCAGCAAGCGGTGGAGGATGCGCTGGAGAAAGTGGCCAGCGCGCCAGTGCGTATTCATGCCAGTGGTCGAACCGATTCTGGTGTGCATGCCACCCGTCAGATCCTCCATTTTGACCCGCCTGTTCAGCGTTCTGAAAAAGCCTGGATTTTTGGCAGCAATACCAATCTTCCTAGAGATGTCGCTGTGCGCTGGGTAAAACCTGTGTCCGATGACTTTCACTCTCGCCTGGGCGCACTAGGGCGTCGCTATCGTTATATTTTGTTGAATCAACTTAGTCGTCCGGTGTTAGAGCGCCACAACGTAACCTGGTGTCGAGATCCACTAGATGCCGATGCCATGCATCGGGCTGCACAGGCTCTGGTAGGCGAGCATGACTTCAGCAGCTTTCGAGCGGCGGGTTGCCAGTCCAAAACGCCTTGGCGGCAAATGCACTTTGTAGAAGTGAAACGCCATGGACCAATAGTGGTCATTGATATTCAGGGCAATGCTTTTTTGCACCACATGATTCGCAATATTGCGGGGGCACTGGTTAGCGTAGGGCGCGGTTCACAGGATGAAGGGCATATTGAACGCTTGCTGGCACTGAAGAATCGCCGCAAAGGCGATGTTACTGCTCCAGCCTGTGGCCTCCATTTCGTAGACTCACTTTATGACGAACGATTCGATCTGCCCAAAGAGCCGTTAGGCCCCAATCTGCTCGCATTTACCGGTGAGTGGACCGGGGAGCGTCAGTTACCTGATAATCCGCGCATTGCTGCAAGGCGCAAGTTGACGTTTAAGAGCCAGACGCCCTTAAACCAGCAAGAGCCAGCACCTTCAGAACAGCAGGAGACCCCGTTATGA